The proteins below come from a single Chitinophaga pinensis DSM 2588 genomic window:
- a CDS encoding GNAT family N-acetyltransferase: MDNDRVIVRKAVLSDCKYAAMITAEMEASAKARGTGISKRSVSAIMKKIREGKAVIALTVNKIWVGFSYIESWSNGAFVSNSGMIVNPTFRGQGIASRIKRRIFQLSREKYPEAKLFSITSGLAIMRMNSKLGFLPVTFNEITKDPEFWKGCKSCVNFNILQKKGCRNCLCTAMLYTPPAVQKEEEKEGLLSTAGAY, encoded by the coding sequence ATGGACAACGATAGAGTAATAGTCAGAAAGGCGGTGCTCTCCGACTGTAAATATGCCGCTATGATCACGGCTGAAATGGAAGCATCCGCCAAAGCAAGGGGTACCGGTATCAGCAAACGTTCCGTATCCGCTATTATGAAAAAGATCAGAGAAGGAAAAGCCGTTATCGCACTGACAGTAAATAAGATCTGGGTAGGATTCTCTTATATAGAGAGCTGGAGCAACGGAGCATTTGTATCCAACTCAGGTATGATTGTTAATCCGACGTTCCGCGGACAAGGAATTGCCTCCCGCATCAAAAGAAGAATATTCCAGTTGTCACGTGAAAAATATCCGGAGGCAAAACTATTCAGCATTACAAGTGGACTGGCCATTATGCGCATGAACAGCAAATTAGGTTTTTTACCAGTCACCTTTAATGAAATAACCAAAGACCCTGAATTCTGGAAAGGATGTAAGAGTTGTGTTAACTTTAATATCCTGCAAAAGAAAGGGTGCCGGAACTGCCTCTGTACGGCAATGCTTTACACGCCTCCTGCCGTGCAAAAAGAAGAAGAAAAAGAAGGGTTGCTGTCAACAGCAGGCGCTTACTAA
- a CDS encoding K(+)-transporting ATPase subunit C, with translation MKKYIWPSVKLTIFMILVLAVLYPSLIAAVSKAAPGQGKGRTISVNGKVVGYENVGQKFTEDKYFNGRPSAVDYNAGGSGGSNKSASNPDYQKLVQERIDTFLIHNPGINKEDIPAELVTASGSGLDPDISPAAAMIQVKRVAAARHLSENRVMTLVSDHIRGPWLGMAGPAKVNVLKLNIALDTLK, from the coding sequence ATGAAAAAGTATATCTGGCCTTCTGTAAAACTCACCATTTTTATGATACTCGTACTGGCAGTACTGTATCCGTCCCTGATCGCTGCCGTATCCAAAGCAGCACCGGGACAGGGAAAGGGTAGAACCATCTCTGTGAATGGGAAAGTAGTGGGCTACGAAAACGTCGGACAGAAATTCACTGAAGATAAATACTTCAACGGCCGTCCTTCTGCCGTTGACTACAACGCAGGCGGATCCGGAGGCTCCAACAAATCCGCTTCCAACCCCGACTATCAAAAACTGGTGCAGGAACGTATTGATACCTTCCTGATACACAATCCAGGTATCAATAAGGAAGACATCCCTGCTGAACTGGTAACAGCCTCCGGTAGTGGTCTCGATCCCGACATCTCTCCTGCAGCTGCGATGATACAGGTAAAACGCGTGGCAGCTGCACGTCACCTTTCAGAAAACAGGGTAATGACCCTCGTATCTGATCATATCCGCGGCCCATGGCTGGGAATGGCAGGACCAGCAAAAGTAAACGTACTCAAACTCAATATCGCACTCGATACATTAAAATAA
- the kdpB gene encoding potassium-transporting ATPase subunit KdpB, with product MSENNHKTKLLEPALVSGALKQAFVKLSPKSMFRNPVMFTVEIGTAIMLAVTLYTAFTGDTKQGSFGYNLAVFIILVLTLLFANFAEAIAEARGKAQAESLRKTREETPAKKVLAVGEVYTNEIKIVPSSQLRKGDFFICEAGDMIPMDGEIIQGLATIDESAITGESAPVIRESGGDKSSVTGGTKVLSDRIKVRVTTDPGESFLDKMIALVEGASRQKTPNEIALTILLASFTLVFTIVCVTLKPFGDYANTPITIAAFVSLFVCLIPTTIGGLLSAIGIAGMDRALRANVITKSGKAVETAGDIDTLLLDKTGTITIGNRKATHFWPAYEVGKKEFFEACTLASLADETPEGKSIIELAAEKGIKAAQLTSENATFIEFTAETRSSGINLDGVRIRKGAFDAIRNIVAKAGHTFPAGMEEKVKEISSNGGTPLVVSRNEQVIGVIELQDIIKPGIRERFERLRRMGVKTVMVTGDNPLTAKYIAEKAGVDDFIAEAKPEDKMIYIRKEQEGGKLVAMMGDGTNDAPALAQADVGVAMNSGTQAAKEAGNMVDLDNDPTKLIEIVEIGKQLLMTRGTLTTFSIANDVAKYFAIVPALFVTAIPALQGLNIMHLASPESAILSAVIFNAIIIPALIPLALKGVAYKPIGASALLRRNLLIYGFGGVLIPFIGIKIIDLFLSLFM from the coding sequence ATGTCAGAAAATAATCATAAAACTAAACTCTTAGAACCGGCCCTTGTAAGCGGCGCTCTGAAGCAGGCATTCGTAAAACTGTCTCCGAAGAGCATGTTTCGCAATCCGGTAATGTTCACCGTTGAGATAGGCACCGCTATCATGCTGGCTGTTACGCTGTATACTGCCTTCACCGGCGATACAAAGCAAGGTTCCTTCGGATATAACCTGGCAGTATTTATCATCCTGGTGCTAACCCTTCTTTTTGCCAACTTCGCAGAAGCCATCGCGGAAGCAAGGGGTAAAGCACAGGCAGAAAGTCTGCGTAAAACAAGAGAAGAAACACCTGCTAAAAAAGTACTGGCCGTTGGCGAAGTATATACCAATGAAATCAAGATCGTTCCTTCCTCACAGCTCCGTAAAGGAGATTTCTTTATCTGCGAAGCAGGTGATATGATCCCGATGGATGGAGAGATTATACAGGGATTGGCTACAATCGATGAATCTGCCATCACCGGTGAATCTGCTCCCGTGATCCGTGAGTCAGGTGGTGATAAATCTTCCGTTACCGGTGGTACGAAAGTACTGAGCGACCGTATCAAAGTACGTGTAACTACCGATCCGGGCGAAAGCTTCCTGGATAAAATGATCGCACTGGTAGAAGGCGCCAGCCGTCAGAAAACACCTAACGAAATTGCCCTGACCATCCTGCTGGCAAGTTTTACGCTGGTCTTCACCATCGTTTGCGTAACCTTAAAGCCCTTTGGTGACTATGCCAACACACCTATCACCATCGCAGCTTTTGTTTCACTGTTCGTGTGCTTAATACCTACAACCATCGGCGGACTGCTCAGTGCGATCGGCATCGCGGGAATGGACCGCGCACTGAGAGCCAACGTGATCACAAAGAGTGGTAAAGCGGTTGAGACAGCTGGTGACATTGATACCCTGCTGCTTGACAAAACAGGTACCATCACCATCGGTAACCGTAAGGCGACACACTTCTGGCCGGCTTATGAAGTCGGTAAGAAAGAATTCTTCGAAGCCTGTACGCTGGCTTCCCTCGCGGATGAAACCCCGGAAGGTAAGTCCATTATCGAACTGGCAGCAGAAAAAGGTATTAAAGCCGCTCAGCTAACTAGTGAGAACGCAACCTTCATCGAATTCACCGCAGAAACCCGTAGCAGCGGTATCAACCTCGATGGTGTGCGTATCCGTAAAGGTGCTTTTGATGCCATCCGTAACATCGTTGCTAAAGCAGGTCATACATTCCCCGCGGGGATGGAAGAGAAAGTAAAAGAGATTTCTTCCAATGGTGGTACGCCATTGGTGGTAAGCCGCAACGAACAGGTAATCGGTGTAATCGAACTCCAGGATATCATTAAACCAGGTATCCGTGAACGTTTCGAACGCCTGCGCCGTATGGGTGTAAAAACAGTGATGGTAACGGGTGATAATCCGCTGACTGCAAAATATATCGCTGAAAAAGCAGGTGTAGACGACTTTATCGCAGAGGCTAAACCTGAGGATAAAATGATCTATATCCGCAAAGAACAGGAAGGCGGCAAACTGGTGGCCATGATGGGTGACGGTACCAATGACGCCCCTGCACTGGCACAGGCAGACGTGGGAGTTGCGATGAACAGTGGTACCCAGGCAGCGAAAGAAGCCGGTAACATGGTGGACCTGGACAACGACCCTACCAAACTGATTGAGATCGTGGAAATCGGTAAACAGTTACTGATGACCCGCGGTACACTCACCACCTTCTCTATCGCAAACGACGTGGCAAAATACTTTGCCATTGTACCAGCTCTCTTTGTAACCGCTATTCCTGCATTGCAGGGCCTGAACATTATGCACCTTGCTTCTCCGGAGAGCGCTATTCTTTCTGCCGTCATCTTCAATGCTATCATTATTCCGGCATTGATTCCACTGGCACTGAAAGGCGTCGCCTACAAACCAATCGGTGCGAGCGCATTGTTACGCAGGAACCTCCTGATCTACGGTTTTGGTGGTGTGCTCATACCATTTATCGGTATCAAGATCATCGACCTGTTCCTCTCACTGTTTATGTAA